In one window of Burkholderia cepacia ATCC 25416 DNA:
- a CDS encoding Lrp/AsnC family transcriptional regulator, with the protein MTDSKLDRIDLRILSQLQKRGRMTNVELADAVGLSPSPCLIRVKRLEKAGYIGGYGAHIQLEKLGDVQVVFTEVTLADHRREDFDRFVAAIRNVDEIVECHLASGGYDYLLKFITRSVSHYQTIVEGLLEQNIGIEKYFSYVIIKSPFVKRHYPLESLFGERH; encoded by the coding sequence ATGACGGACAGCAAGCTGGATCGCATCGACCTGCGCATCCTCTCCCAGTTGCAGAAGCGCGGCCGCATGACCAACGTCGAGCTGGCGGATGCGGTCGGGCTGTCGCCGAGCCCCTGCCTGATCCGCGTGAAGCGGCTCGAGAAGGCCGGCTACATCGGCGGCTACGGCGCGCACATCCAGCTCGAGAAGCTCGGCGACGTGCAGGTCGTGTTCACCGAGGTCACGCTGGCCGACCACCGGCGCGAGGACTTCGACCGCTTCGTCGCGGCGATCCGCAACGTCGACGAGATCGTCGAATGCCACCTCGCGAGCGGCGGCTACGACTATCTGCTGAAGTTCATCACGCGCAGTGTCAGCCATTACCAGACGATCGTCGAAGGGCTGCTCGAGCAGAACATCGGCATCGAGAAGTATTTCAGTTACGTGATCATCAAATCGCCGTTCGTCAAACGGCACTACCCGCTCGAATCGCTGTTCGGCGAACGTCACTGA
- a CDS encoding ABC transporter permease, whose product MNRILIGLIVRRIALTALTLLIVSAIIFTITNLLPGDAAQAALGQSATPETVAALRQQFGLDMPAHVRYAHWLAGLMHGDFGRSLSGDMPVSEMIGGRLPKSLTLAAITTAVSVPIALLLGILAAVKRESLVDRVISLGTLSLVATPEFLIATVAVLVFAVKLRWLSALSYSGEIESLHDFLRAYAMPVLTLCAVVIAQMARMTRAAVIEQLSASYVEMAVLKGASPARVVLRHALPNAIGPIANAIALSLSYLLGGVIVVETIFNYPGLASLMVDAVSNRDFPLVQACTMIFCVAYLTLVLFADLCSIVSNPRLRT is encoded by the coding sequence ATGAACCGAATTCTCATCGGCCTGATCGTCCGACGCATCGCGCTCACCGCGCTGACGTTGCTGATCGTGTCCGCGATCATCTTCACGATCACGAACCTGCTGCCCGGCGACGCCGCGCAGGCCGCGCTCGGCCAGTCGGCGACACCGGAGACGGTTGCCGCGCTGCGCCAGCAGTTCGGCCTCGACATGCCCGCGCACGTGCGTTACGCGCACTGGCTCGCCGGCCTGATGCACGGCGATTTCGGCCGTTCGCTGTCCGGCGACATGCCGGTGTCGGAGATGATCGGCGGACGCCTGCCGAAGTCGCTCACGCTTGCGGCGATCACGACCGCCGTGTCGGTGCCGATCGCGCTGCTGCTCGGCATCCTCGCGGCGGTCAAGCGCGAGTCGCTGGTCGACCGCGTGATCAGCCTCGGCACGCTGTCGCTCGTCGCGACGCCGGAATTCCTGATCGCGACCGTCGCCGTGCTCGTGTTCGCCGTGAAGCTGCGCTGGCTGTCCGCGTTGTCGTACAGCGGCGAGATCGAAAGCCTGCACGATTTCCTGCGTGCGTATGCGATGCCGGTGCTGACGCTGTGCGCGGTCGTGATCGCGCAGATGGCACGCATGACGCGCGCCGCGGTGATCGAGCAGTTGAGCGCGTCGTATGTCGAGATGGCCGTGCTCAAGGGCGCGAGCCCCGCACGCGTCGTGCTGCGCCATGCGTTGCCGAACGCGATCGGCCCGATCGCCAATGCGATCGCGTTGAGCCTGTCGTATCTGCTCGGCGGCGTGATCGTCGTCGAGACGATCTTCAACTATCCGGGCCTCGCGAGCCTGATGGTCGACGCCGTCAGCAACCGCGATTTCCCGCTGGTCCAGGCGTGCACGATGATCTTCTGCGTCGCCTACCTGACGCTCGTGCTGTTCGCCGACCTGTGCTCGATCGTGTCGAACCCGCGACTGCGGACCTGA
- a CDS encoding NAD-dependent succinate-semialdehyde dehydrogenase — MPLTLSRTELVRTANLIDGTWRDALDGRRFDVVDPATLDIVAHAPDSGAADARAATDAAARALPAWRATPARERAAILRAWHAAIVAHTDDLAKLLSREQGKPLAEARGEVAYGASYVLWFAEEATRTYGDLIPQQQRGKRLSAVKEPIGIVAAITPWNFPLAMIARKIAPALAAGCTVVAKPAEDTPLTALALAFLAQEAGVPPGVLNLIAASRERGIDAVADWLADGRVRKITFTGSTPVGKLLARESAATLKKLSLELGGNAPFIVFDDAELDAAVDGLMAAKFRNGGQTCVSPNRVYVQAGVYDAFAAKLAARVAALKVAPATDPAAQIGPMINARAVDKIARHVGDAVERGARVLAGGKRLAELGPNYYAPTVLADATADMQLTCEETFGPIAALFRFDTEDEAVGAANDTPFGLAAYFYTQDVRRIARVSARLETGIVGINEGALASEAAPFGGVKESGYGREGSRYGLDDYLSIKYLCQGGLD, encoded by the coding sequence ATGCCGCTTACGCTGTCCCGAACCGAACTCGTTCGCACCGCCAACCTGATCGACGGAACGTGGCGCGACGCGCTCGACGGCCGTCGCTTCGACGTCGTCGATCCGGCCACGCTCGACATCGTCGCGCACGCACCCGACAGCGGCGCCGCCGACGCGCGCGCCGCGACGGACGCGGCCGCACGCGCGCTGCCCGCATGGCGCGCGACCCCCGCTCGCGAACGGGCGGCGATCCTGCGCGCGTGGCATGCCGCGATCGTGGCGCATACCGACGATCTCGCGAAACTGCTGTCGCGCGAACAGGGCAAACCGCTCGCGGAAGCGCGCGGCGAAGTCGCATACGGCGCGTCGTACGTGCTGTGGTTCGCCGAGGAAGCGACACGCACGTATGGCGACCTGATTCCGCAGCAGCAGCGCGGCAAGCGGCTGAGCGCGGTGAAGGAGCCGATCGGCATCGTCGCCGCGATCACGCCGTGGAACTTCCCGCTCGCCATGATCGCGCGCAAGATCGCGCCCGCCCTCGCGGCCGGCTGCACGGTGGTCGCGAAGCCGGCGGAGGACACGCCGCTGACCGCGCTCGCGCTCGCGTTTCTCGCGCAGGAAGCCGGCGTGCCGCCCGGGGTGCTGAACCTGATCGCCGCGTCGCGCGAACGTGGCATCGATGCGGTGGCCGACTGGCTCGCCGACGGCCGCGTGCGCAAGATCACGTTCACCGGCTCGACGCCTGTCGGCAAGCTGCTGGCGCGCGAGTCGGCGGCGACGCTGAAGAAGCTGTCGCTGGAGCTCGGCGGCAACGCGCCGTTCATCGTCTTCGACGACGCCGAGCTCGACGCCGCGGTCGACGGGCTGATGGCCGCCAAGTTCCGCAACGGCGGGCAGACGTGCGTGTCGCCGAATCGCGTCTACGTGCAGGCCGGCGTCTACGACGCATTCGCCGCGAAGCTCGCGGCGCGCGTCGCCGCGCTGAAGGTCGCGCCGGCGACCGACCCGGCCGCGCAGATCGGCCCGATGATCAACGCGCGTGCAGTGGACAAGATTGCCCGCCACGTCGGCGACGCCGTCGAACGCGGCGCGCGCGTGCTCGCCGGCGGCAAGCGTCTGGCCGAACTCGGCCCCAACTATTACGCACCGACGGTGCTCGCCGACGCCACCGCCGACATGCAGCTGACCTGCGAGGAAACGTTCGGCCCGATCGCGGCGCTGTTCCGCTTCGATACCGAGGACGAAGCCGTCGGCGCCGCAAACGACACGCCGTTCGGGCTCGCCGCGTATTTCTACACGCAGGACGTGCGGCGCATTGCGCGCGTGTCGGCGCGGCTCGAAACGGGCATCGTCGGGATCAACGAAGGCGCGCTCGCGAGCGAGGCCGCGCCGTTCGGCGGCGTGAAGGAGTCGGGTTATGGTCGCGAGGGCTCGCGCTACGGGCTCGACGACTATCTGTCGATCAAGTACCTGTGCCAGGGCGGGCTCGACTGA
- a CDS encoding aspartate aminotransferase family protein, giving the protein MNHAALIEADRQHLIHPVVNYRAHEARGVTMLESADGVFLRDAAGHTLLDAFSGLWCVNVGYGRDSIVKAAAEQMAKLPYATGYFHFGSQPAIELAERLAALAPPSLNRVYFTLGGSDAIDSAVRFITHYFNATGRPSKKQMIALERGYHGSSSIGAGLTALPAFHRHFDLPRADQHHIPSPYPYRHPLGGDPQALIAASVAALEAKVAELGADNVAAFFCEPVQGSGGVIVPPAGWLKAMRDACRRLGILFVADEVITGFGRTGPLFACETEQVDPDLMTVAKGLTAGYAPMGAVLMSDEIYEGIAGSRAESAVVGHGHTYSAHPVSAAIGLEVLKLYHEGGLLANGQALAPRFAAGLDALRAHPLVGDARSAGLLGALELVADKTHKTRFDAALNVPDKIAAAAYANGVVFRAFGDGVLGFAPALSFTAGEFDLMFERVRKTLDDVLADQGVQRALDAAHAQPA; this is encoded by the coding sequence ATGAACCACGCCGCGCTGATCGAAGCTGATCGTCAACACCTGATCCACCCCGTCGTCAACTATCGTGCGCACGAGGCGCGCGGCGTCACCATGCTCGAATCCGCCGACGGCGTGTTCCTGCGCGATGCCGCGGGCCATACGCTGCTCGATGCGTTCTCGGGCCTGTGGTGCGTCAACGTCGGCTACGGCCGCGACAGCATCGTGAAGGCCGCCGCCGAGCAGATGGCGAAACTGCCCTACGCGACCGGTTATTTCCATTTCGGCTCGCAGCCCGCGATCGAGCTGGCCGAACGGCTCGCGGCGCTCGCGCCGCCGTCGCTGAACCGCGTGTACTTCACGCTCGGCGGCTCGGACGCGATCGATTCCGCGGTGCGCTTCATCACGCACTATTTCAACGCGACAGGCCGCCCGTCGAAGAAGCAGATGATTGCGCTCGAGCGCGGCTATCACGGCTCGTCGTCGATCGGCGCGGGCCTCACCGCGCTGCCCGCGTTCCACCGTCATTTCGACCTGCCGCGTGCGGACCAGCACCACATCCCGTCGCCCTACCCGTACCGCCATCCGCTCGGCGGCGATCCGCAGGCGCTGATCGCCGCGTCGGTGGCCGCGCTGGAAGCCAAGGTTGCCGAACTCGGCGCCGACAACGTCGCCGCGTTCTTCTGCGAACCCGTGCAGGGTTCCGGCGGCGTGATCGTGCCGCCGGCCGGCTGGCTGAAGGCGATGCGCGACGCGTGCCGGCGCCTCGGCATCCTGTTCGTCGCCGACGAGGTGATCACCGGCTTCGGCCGCACGGGCCCGCTGTTCGCGTGCGAGACCGAACAGGTCGATCCGGACCTGATGACCGTCGCGAAGGGGCTGACGGCCGGCTATGCGCCGATGGGCGCGGTGCTGATGTCCGACGAAATCTACGAAGGGATCGCGGGCAGCCGTGCGGAGTCGGCCGTGGTCGGGCACGGCCATACGTATTCCGCGCACCCGGTCAGCGCGGCGATCGGCCTCGAGGTGCTGAAGCTCTATCACGAAGGCGGGCTGCTCGCGAACGGCCAGGCGCTGGCGCCGCGCTTCGCGGCGGGGCTCGATGCGCTGCGCGCGCATCCGCTCGTCGGCGACGCGCGTTCGGCCGGCCTGCTCGGCGCACTCGAGCTGGTCGCCGACAAGACGCACAAGACGCGCTTCGACGCGGCGCTGAACGTGCCGGACAAGATCGCGGCGGCCGCCTACGCGAACGGCGTGGTGTTTCGCGCGTTCGGCGACGGCGTGCTCGGCTTCGCGCCGGCGCTGAGCTTCACCGCGGGCGAGTTCGACCTGATGTTCGAACGCGTGCGCAAGACGCTCGACGACGTGCTGGCCGATCAGGGCGTGCAGCGCGCCCTCGACGCCGCGCACGCGCAGCCGGCCTGA
- a CDS encoding 2-hydroxyacid dehydrogenase, with translation MSFLYKADPVRGAQWAQRFAQQAPELPFRIWPDLGDPEAVRYLAAWQPPDDPAMLLPNLEVVFSVGAGIDQFDLSRVPAHIPVVRMIEPGIVEGMVEYVTQAVLTIHRDLLDYAAQQRAQVWREQPVRAAASRRVGVLGLGTLGQAVLDTLRRFGFPCAGWSRTPRTLDGIDCYAGDAALDAFLARTDILICLLPLTDGTRGLLGARVFDALPAGASLVQVGRGPQLDEAALLAGLASGRLDSAILDVTDPEPLPAGHPFWTHPRIRITPHIASATRPDSAVDAVLANLARHRAGQPMIGVVDRARGY, from the coding sequence ATGAGCTTTCTCTACAAGGCCGACCCGGTGCGCGGTGCGCAATGGGCACAGCGCTTCGCGCAACAGGCGCCCGAGCTTCCGTTCCGGATCTGGCCGGACCTCGGCGATCCTGAAGCCGTCCGTTATCTCGCCGCGTGGCAGCCGCCCGACGATCCGGCCATGCTGCTGCCGAATCTCGAAGTCGTGTTCTCGGTCGGCGCCGGCATCGATCAGTTCGACCTGTCGCGCGTGCCGGCGCATATCCCGGTCGTGCGGATGATCGAGCCCGGCATCGTCGAAGGTATGGTCGAATACGTGACGCAGGCCGTGCTGACGATCCACCGCGACCTGCTCGACTACGCGGCCCAGCAGCGCGCGCAAGTGTGGCGCGAGCAGCCGGTGCGCGCGGCCGCATCGCGGCGCGTCGGCGTGCTCGGGCTCGGCACGCTCGGCCAGGCCGTGCTCGATACGCTGCGCCGCTTCGGCTTCCCGTGCGCCGGCTGGAGCCGCACGCCGCGCACGCTCGACGGCATCGACTGCTACGCGGGCGACGCGGCACTCGACGCGTTCCTCGCCCGCACCGACATCCTGATCTGCCTGCTCCCGCTCACCGACGGCACGCGCGGGCTTCTCGGCGCGCGCGTGTTCGATGCGCTGCCGGCGGGCGCGTCGCTCGTGCAGGTCGGGCGCGGCCCGCAGCTCGACGAAGCCGCGCTGCTCGCGGGGCTCGCGAGCGGCCGGCTCGACAGCGCGATCCTCGACGTGACGGACCCCGAACCGTTGCCGGCCGGCCATCCGTTCTGGACGCACCCGCGCATCCGGATCACGCCGCACATCGCGAGCGCGACGCGGCCGGACTCCGCGGTCGATGCCGTGCTCGCGAACCTCGCGCGCCATCGCGCGGGGCAGCCGATGATCGGCGTCGTCGATCGCGCGCGCGGCTACTGA
- a CDS encoding GNAT family N-acetyltransferase — MSDLNPSRTLIYRRFAETDLPAAHRLSEAVKWPHRLDDWRFVLQLGDGFVAEDETGIVGTALGWRFGEAHASLGMVIVSPEHQGRGIGRELLTRVVDSFGTRTIFLHATPAGEPLYAKFGFEVIDTIDQHQGAAFQPPLISLPPGERLRPIGANDGPRLAALASRAAGYRRDEVIEALLGVANGIALDRDGELLGFALFRRFGRGHAIGPVVAPDAQRAQALISHWLALHEGKFVRLDVPGDSGLSDWLQGLGLPRVDTVVAMARGATPARDPALRAFAIVNQALG, encoded by the coding sequence GTGTCCGATCTCAACCCTTCCCGCACGCTTATTTATCGTCGGTTCGCCGAAACCGACCTGCCCGCCGCGCATCGTCTGTCGGAAGCAGTCAAGTGGCCGCACCGGCTCGACGACTGGCGCTTCGTGCTCCAGCTCGGCGACGGCTTCGTCGCCGAGGACGAAACCGGCATCGTCGGTACCGCGCTCGGCTGGCGCTTCGGCGAAGCGCACGCGTCGCTCGGCATGGTCATCGTGTCGCCCGAGCACCAGGGCCGCGGCATCGGGCGCGAACTGCTCACCCGCGTGGTCGACAGCTTCGGCACGCGAACCATTTTTCTGCACGCGACGCCGGCCGGCGAGCCGCTGTACGCGAAATTCGGGTTCGAGGTGATCGATACGATCGACCAGCACCAGGGTGCCGCCTTCCAGCCGCCGCTGATATCGCTGCCGCCCGGCGAGCGCCTGCGGCCCATCGGCGCAAACGACGGCCCGCGGCTTGCCGCGCTCGCCTCGCGAGCCGCGGGTTATCGGCGCGACGAGGTGATCGAGGCGCTGCTCGGCGTCGCGAACGGCATCGCGCTCGATCGCGACGGCGAACTCCTCGGCTTCGCGCTGTTCCGCCGCTTCGGCCGCGGCCATGCGATCGGCCCGGTGGTCGCGCCGGACGCGCAGCGCGCGCAGGCGCTGATCAGCCACTGGCTCGCGCTGCACGAAGGGAAGTTCGTGCGGCTCGACGTGCCCGGCGACAGCGGGCTGTCCGACTGGCTGCAGGGGCTCGGTCTGCCGCGCGTCGATACCGTCGTCGCCATGGCGCGCGGCGCGACGCCCGCGCGCGACCCGGCGCTGCGCGCGTTCGCGATCGTGAACCAGGCCCTCGGTTGA
- a CDS encoding haloacid dehalogenase type II, whose product MIQFEPKYITFDCYGTLTRFQMADLAREIYADRLSPVAMEDFVRAFAAYRLDEVLGAWKPYRDVVVNAIRRTCARVGVKFDEAEAERFYHAVPTWGPHPDVPAGLSRLATKYKLVILSNAMDEQIMSNVDKLGAPFHAVFTAQQAQSYKPRMQGFEYMFGKLGCKPEDVLHVSSSLRYDLMTAEDLGIKHKAFVNRGHEPGTPFYNYYEVSDIGHLATQLGL is encoded by the coding sequence ATGATCCAATTTGAACCGAAGTACATCACGTTCGACTGCTACGGCACGCTGACCCGCTTCCAGATGGCGGACCTGGCGCGCGAGATCTACGCGGACCGGCTCTCGCCGGTCGCGATGGAGGATTTCGTGCGTGCGTTCGCCGCTTACCGGCTCGACGAGGTGCTCGGCGCGTGGAAGCCGTACCGCGACGTCGTCGTCAACGCGATCCGGCGCACCTGCGCGCGAGTCGGCGTGAAGTTCGACGAAGCCGAGGCCGAGCGCTTCTATCATGCGGTGCCGACGTGGGGCCCGCATCCGGACGTGCCGGCGGGCCTGTCGCGGCTCGCGACGAAGTACAAGCTCGTGATCCTGTCGAACGCAATGGACGAGCAGATCATGAGCAACGTCGACAAGCTCGGCGCGCCGTTCCATGCGGTGTTCACCGCGCAGCAGGCGCAGTCGTACAAGCCGCGGATGCAGGGCTTCGAGTACATGTTCGGCAAGCTCGGCTGCAAGCCCGAGGACGTGCTGCACGTGTCGTCGAGCCTGCGCTACGACCTGATGACGGCCGAGGATCTGGGCATCAAGCACAAGGCGTTCGTCAATCGCGGCCACGAGCCCGGCACGCCGTTCTACAACTATTACGAAGTGTCGGATATCGGCCATCTCGCGACGCAGCTCGGCCTGTAA
- a CDS encoding methyl-accepting chemotaxis protein: MKLSTKLLMLVAAALLGVVLLAALSLHTLRDALIDSRREEIVILLTKAEHLVDSYRALQTSGTLTQEQAQQQAKAALAALNANSKSYFWVTTSDGVNLVHPNAKFIGTRAKGNRTTSGMTDSEAYRAGMAQAHFALVDVLIKRSPDADLEPKLQGVVAIPDWNWWIGTGFFYDDINAAFARLAMALGAVALVIAAALAAIAWGVLRSVRRTLGGEPAHATQIAARIAAGELDVQFDTAHAAPGSLLVALGDMKARLTDTIAEIQTTTHSIATGTGEIAQGNLDLSQRTEQQAASLQETAASMEQITSTVKQNADNARQANALVAQAKDATELGGAAVQAVVETMRQISDGSVRIADITVVIESIAFQTNILALNAAVEAARAGEEGRGFAVVASEVRSLAQRSAAAAKDIKGLIDASVERAGSGSRLVETAGERMTEIVRSIDRVADIMGEISAASAEQSTGIEQIGLAVAQMDEVTQQNAALVEQAAAAASSLDEQAARLRAAVSVFRLAA, encoded by the coding sequence ATGAAGTTGTCCACCAAACTGCTGATGCTCGTCGCCGCGGCGCTGCTCGGCGTCGTCCTGCTCGCCGCGTTGTCGCTGCACACGCTGCGCGACGCGCTGATCGACAGCCGCCGCGAAGAGATCGTCATTCTGCTGACCAAGGCCGAGCATCTGGTCGATTCGTATCGCGCGCTGCAGACGAGCGGCACGCTCACGCAGGAGCAGGCGCAGCAGCAGGCCAAGGCCGCGCTGGCCGCGCTCAACGCGAATTCGAAGAGCTACTTCTGGGTCACGACGTCCGACGGCGTCAACCTCGTGCACCCGAACGCGAAATTCATCGGCACGCGCGCGAAAGGCAACCGCACGACCAGCGGCATGACCGACAGCGAGGCGTACCGCGCGGGGATGGCGCAGGCGCATTTCGCGCTCGTCGACGTGCTGATCAAGCGTAGCCCGGACGCGGACCTGGAGCCGAAGCTGCAGGGCGTGGTCGCGATTCCGGACTGGAACTGGTGGATCGGCACCGGATTTTTCTACGACGACATCAACGCGGCGTTTGCCCGGCTCGCGATGGCGCTCGGCGCCGTCGCGCTCGTCATCGCCGCGGCGCTCGCGGCCATCGCCTGGGGCGTGCTGCGCAGCGTCAGGCGCACGCTGGGCGGCGAGCCCGCGCATGCGACGCAGATCGCCGCCCGCATCGCGGCCGGCGAACTGGACGTGCAGTTCGATACGGCGCACGCCGCGCCCGGCAGCCTGCTCGTCGCGCTGGGCGACATGAAGGCGCGGCTGACCGACACCATCGCCGAGATCCAGACCACGACCCACTCGATCGCCACCGGCACCGGCGAGATCGCGCAAGGCAACCTGGATCTGTCGCAGCGCACGGAGCAGCAGGCCGCGTCGCTGCAGGAGACGGCGGCGAGCATGGAGCAGATCACGTCCACGGTCAAACAGAACGCCGACAATGCGCGCCAGGCGAATGCGCTCGTGGCCCAGGCCAAGGATGCGACCGAACTCGGCGGCGCCGCCGTGCAGGCGGTCGTCGAAACGATGCGGCAGATCTCGGATGGGTCGGTGCGGATCGCCGACATTACCGTCGTGATCGAAAGCATCGCATTCCAGACCAACATTCTCGCGCTCAACGCCGCGGTGGAAGCCGCGCGGGCCGGCGAGGAGGGGCGCGGGTTCGCCGTCGTCGCGTCGGAAGTCCGCTCGCTCGCGCAACGCAGCGCCGCGGCCGCGAAGGACATCAAGGGCTTGATCGACGCGTCGGTCGAGCGGGCCGGCAGCGGCAGCCGGCTCGTCGAGACGGCCGGCGAGCGCATGACGGAGATCGTCCGGTCGATCGACCGGGTGGCCGACATCATGGGCGAGATTTCGGCGGCGTCGGCCGAGCAAAGCACCGGCATCGAACAGATCGGGCTGGCGGTCGCGCAAATGGACGAAGTCACCCAGCAGAACGCCGCGCTCGTCGAGCAGGCGGCGGCGGCCGCTTCGTCGCTGGACGAGCAGGCGGCGCGCCTGCGGGCCGCCGTATCGGTATTCCGGCTCGCTGCCTGA
- a CDS encoding ABC transporter substrate-binding protein, whose protein sequence is MSDDIDNGGGNGGFTRRDMMKVMAASGMMAAGAGGLLMNPASAFAAPAAKRGGKIRVANESGSTADTLDPAKGSTGADYIRFFMFYSGLTQLDASLTPQMNLAESLQTTDAKTWVIKLRKGVTFHDGKSVGPADVVYSLMRHKNAATASKVKPLADQFADAKASGPDEVTLTLVSANADLPVILATPQLVIVKDGTTDFSTGIGCGPYKLKSFKPGVSTVGVRNDSYFKPGRPYLDEIELIGIGDSAARLNALLSGDVHLINAIDPRSTQRVSSTPGYALKETKSGLYTDLIMRSDNPIVSNPDFVEGMKYLFDREQIRSAVFRGYSVIGNDQPIPPGHRYFNASLPQRAHDPDKAKFLLQKAGALGVTLPPMYATSDANGSVEMAVLLQQAGQKIGLNLQVNRASPDGYWSNHWMKHPLTFGNINPRSSADVLFTQFFKSDAPWNESGWKNAKFDQLLLAARSETDDAKRKQMYGDMQVIVSQQGRVGIPAFISFLDGYDKRLAGLGSIPTGGMMGFMFAEHVWWNA, encoded by the coding sequence ATGAGCGACGATATCGACAACGGCGGCGGCAACGGTGGTTTCACTCGCCGCGACATGATGAAGGTCATGGCGGCGAGCGGCATGATGGCCGCCGGCGCCGGCGGACTCCTGATGAACCCCGCGTCCGCATTCGCGGCGCCCGCGGCGAAACGCGGCGGCAAGATCCGGGTCGCGAACGAATCCGGTTCGACGGCCGATACGCTCGACCCGGCCAAGGGCTCGACCGGCGCCGACTACATTCGCTTCTTCATGTTCTACAGCGGCCTCACGCAGCTCGACGCGAGCCTGACGCCGCAGATGAATCTCGCCGAGTCGCTGCAGACCACCGATGCGAAGACGTGGGTCATCAAGCTGCGCAAGGGCGTCACGTTCCACGACGGCAAGTCGGTCGGCCCCGCCGACGTGGTGTATTCGCTGATGCGCCACAAGAACGCCGCCACCGCATCGAAGGTCAAGCCGCTCGCCGACCAGTTCGCCGACGCGAAGGCGAGCGGCCCGGACGAAGTCACGCTCACGCTGGTCAGCGCGAATGCCGATCTGCCGGTGATTCTCGCGACGCCGCAGCTCGTGATCGTCAAGGACGGCACGACCGACTTCAGCACCGGCATCGGTTGCGGCCCTTACAAGCTCAAGTCGTTCAAGCCGGGCGTGTCGACCGTCGGCGTGCGCAACGACAGCTACTTCAAGCCGGGCCGGCCGTATCTCGACGAGATCGAGCTGATCGGCATCGGCGACAGCGCCGCGCGCCTGAACGCGCTGCTGTCGGGCGACGTGCACCTGATCAACGCGATCGATCCGCGCTCGACGCAGCGGGTCTCGTCGACGCCGGGCTACGCGCTGAAGGAAACCAAGTCGGGCCTCTACACCGACCTGATCATGCGCAGCGACAACCCGATCGTCTCGAATCCCGATTTCGTCGAAGGGATGAAGTACCTGTTCGATCGCGAGCAGATCCGCTCGGCGGTGTTCCGCGGTTACTCGGTGATCGGCAACGACCAGCCGATTCCGCCGGGGCATCGTTACTTCAACGCGTCGCTGCCGCAGCGCGCGCACGATCCGGACAAGGCGAAATTCCTGCTCCAGAAGGCGGGCGCGCTGGGTGTCACGCTGCCGCCGATGTATGCGACCTCCGACGCGAACGGGTCGGTCGAGATGGCCGTGCTGCTGCAGCAGGCCGGCCAGAAGATCGGGCTGAACCTGCAGGTCAACCGTGCGTCGCCCGACGGCTACTGGTCGAACCACTGGATGAAGCACCCGCTCACCTTCGGCAACATCAACCCGCGCTCGAGCGCCGACGTGCTGTTCACGCAGTTCTTCAAGTCGGACGCGCCGTGGAACGAGTCGGGCTGGAAGAACGCGAAGTTCGACCAGCTGCTGCTCGCCGCGCGTTCGGAAACCGACGACGCGAAGCGCAAGCAGATGTACGGCGACATGCAGGTGATCGTGTCGCAGCAGGGGCGGGTCGGCATTCCGGCCTTCATCAGCTTCCTCGACGGCTACGACAAGCGGCTCGCCGGTCTCGGTTCGATCCCGACCGGCGGGATGATGGGCTTCATGTTCGCCGAGCACGTGTGGTGGAACGCGTGA